In the Ursus arctos isolate Adak ecotype North America unplaced genomic scaffold, UrsArc2.0 scaffold_19, whole genome shotgun sequence genome, one interval contains:
- the ASPDH gene encoding aspartate dehydrogenase domain-containing protein isoform X2 — protein MALDRVPRRVGVVGYGRLGQSLVSHLLTQGPELGLELVFVWNRDPGRMAGSVPPSLQLQNLTALGERHPDLVVEVAHPKIIQESGAQILRYASLLVGSPSALADQATEQQLLEASHRWNHTVFVARGALWGTEDITRLDAAGGLQSLRVTMATHPDGFRLEGPLAAVPSTGRRTVLYEGPVRGLCPFAPRNSNTMAAAALAAPSLGFDRVVGVLVADLSLTDMHVVDVELSGPPGPTGRRFAVHTHRENPAEPGAVTGSATVTTFWRSLLGCCQLPSRPGIHLC, from the exons ATGGCTCTCGACAGGGTCCCAAGGAGGGTAGGGGTGGTGGGCTACGGCCGCCTTG gacaGTCCCTTGTTTCTCACCTGCTGACTCAGGGACCAGAACTGGGCCTAGAACTTGTTTTTGTCTGGAATCGTGACCCAGGGCGAATGGCAGGGAGTGTGCCCCCTTCCCTGCAACTCCAGAACCTCACTGCTCTTGGGGAGAG GCACCCTGACCTTGTGGTGGAAGTGGCCCATCCTAAAATAATCCAGGAATCTGGGGCACAGATCCTGCGCTATGCCAGTCTTCTG GTGGGGTCTCCCTCAGCCCTGGCTGACCAGGCCACAGAGCAGCAGCTCCTGGAGGCCTCGCACCGCTGGAACCACACTGTGTTTGTGGCCCGGGGGGCCCTGTGGGGCACTGAGGACATCACCAGATTGGATGCAGCTGGAGGCCTCCAG AGTCTTCGCGTCACCATGGCCACGCACCCAGATGGCTTCCGGCTCGAGGGACCACTGGCTGCGGTGCCCAGCACTGGGCGTCGCACTGTGCTCTATGAAGGCCCCGTGCGTGGGCTCTGCCCCTTTGCCCCCCGCAACTCCAACACCATGGCAGCCGCTGCACTGGCCGCCCCCAGCCTGGGGTTTGATCGCGTGGTTGGGGTGCTTGTGGCTGATCTCAG CCTCACAGACATGCACGTGGTGGACGTGGAGCTGAGTGGACCCCCGGGCCCCACAGGACGAAGGTTTGCTGTGCACACGCACAGAGAGAATCCTGCGGAGCCAGGCGCTGTCACAGGCTCTGCCACTGTTACCACCTTCTGGCGCAGCCTCCTGG GGTGCTGCCAGCTCCCCTCCAGGCCGGGGATCCATCTCTGCTGA
- the ASPDH gene encoding aspartate dehydrogenase domain-containing protein isoform X1: MALDRVPRRVGVVGYGRLGQSLVSHLLTQGPELGLELVFVWNRDPGRMAGSVPPSLQLQNLTALGERHPDLVVEVAHPKIIQESGAQILRYASLLVGSPSALADQATEQQLLEASHRWNHTVFVARGALWGTEDITRLDAAGGLQSLRVTMATHPDGFRLEGPLAAVPSTGRRTVLYEGPVRGLCPFAPRNSNTMAAAALAAPSLGFDRVVGVLVADLRVLPAPLQAGDPSLLRSLLPWWTSSSHLRPPITALASVTPNLLPASVNIGGFSPCMVWCLWSLVSLL, from the exons ATGGCTCTCGACAGGGTCCCAAGGAGGGTAGGGGTGGTGGGCTACGGCCGCCTTG gacaGTCCCTTGTTTCTCACCTGCTGACTCAGGGACCAGAACTGGGCCTAGAACTTGTTTTTGTCTGGAATCGTGACCCAGGGCGAATGGCAGGGAGTGTGCCCCCTTCCCTGCAACTCCAGAACCTCACTGCTCTTGGGGAGAG GCACCCTGACCTTGTGGTGGAAGTGGCCCATCCTAAAATAATCCAGGAATCTGGGGCACAGATCCTGCGCTATGCCAGTCTTCTG GTGGGGTCTCCCTCAGCCCTGGCTGACCAGGCCACAGAGCAGCAGCTCCTGGAGGCCTCGCACCGCTGGAACCACACTGTGTTTGTGGCCCGGGGGGCCCTGTGGGGCACTGAGGACATCACCAGATTGGATGCAGCTGGAGGCCTCCAG AGTCTTCGCGTCACCATGGCCACGCACCCAGATGGCTTCCGGCTCGAGGGACCACTGGCTGCGGTGCCCAGCACTGGGCGTCGCACTGTGCTCTATGAAGGCCCCGTGCGTGGGCTCTGCCCCTTTGCCCCCCGCAACTCCAACACCATGGCAGCCGCTGCACTGGCCGCCCCCAGCCTGGGGTTTGATCGCGTGGTTGGGGTGCTTGTGGCTGATCTCAG GGTGCTGCCAGCTCCCCTCCAGGCCGGGGATCCATCTCTGCTGAGAAGCCTCCTTCCCTGGTGGACATCTTCGTCTCATTTACGTCCCCCCATCACCGCCCTGGCCTCGGTTACCCCCaacctccttcctgcctcagtaAATATTGGAGGCTTTTCTCCCTGCATGGTCTGGTGTCTCTGGTCCCTTGTTTCCCTTCTGTGA